One genomic region from Cryptococcus gattii WM276 chromosome C, complete sequence encodes:
- a CDS encoding Kynureninase (L-kynurenine hydrolase), putative (Similar to TIGR gene model, INSD accession AAW42325.1), which produces MSSDLPTKEELVKWDQEDALNWTRGEFEIPNSKACGGEADGKAIYFCGNSLGLLSKKARQHIMEELDVWSTSSVTGHFKHPYQRPWKHVDEPLTPHLAKLVGAREEEIAHTSTLTSNMHNLFTSFYRPTEKRWKIVIEKGSFPSDWYAVHSHPRLHDKVLSPEQIDNAIIALVPREGEDTLRTEDILKVVDDNRDSIAIVWLPVIQYYTGQLFDISSISPKVHEIGALLGLDMAHGIGNVECKLNEWNVDFAVWCTYKYLNAGPAAIGGFYIRSGLDDGGRRLAGWWGNDASTRFHMSTNFQPTPGAKGYQHSCTPVLSSIPLLATLQLIDAAGFSNMVEKGRRLTASLEALLKASRYYVHPADPKGKIGFKIITPAAPHRGTQLSLVIMPEEEHVMPKVFDRMLRMGLVGDERRPSVIRLSPVVLYNTFEEVGRAVEIVEEALREEEEERKR; this is translated from the exons ATGTCCAGTGACCTACCAACCAAAGAGGAGCTGGTCAAGTGGGACCAGGAAGATGCTCTCAACTGGACTCGAGGAGAATTTGAGATCCCAAACAGCAAAGCTTGTGGAGGTGAAGCAG ATGGAAAGGCAATTTACTTCTGCGGCAATTCTCTGGGTCTGCTCAGTAAGAAAGCCCGACAGCATATTATGGAAGAACTCGATGTCTGGTCCACTAG CTCTGTCACTGGCCATTTCAAGCATCCTTATCAACGACCATGGAAACATGTAGATGAACCCCTTACTCCTCACCTTGCGAAACTGGTCGGAGCTCGAGAAGAGGAAATTGCGCACACATCAACACTCACGAGCAATATGCACAATCTTTTTACCAGCTTCTATCGTCCCACAGAAAAAAGATGGAAAATAGTGATTGAGAAGGGAAGTTTCCCGAGCGATTGG TATGCGGTTCATTCCCATCCGAGACTGCATGACAAAGTCCTCAGTCCTGAGCAGATTGACAATGCTATTATAGCATTGGTGCCACGTGAAGGCGAAGACACTCTCCGGACTGAAGACATTCTTAAAGTGGTAGATGATAATAGGGACTCA ATTGCCATAGTCTGGTTGCCTGTAATCCAATACTATACGGGACAGCTGTTCGACATTTCTTCCATCTCGCCAAAAGTTCATGAAATTGGTGCTCTCTTAGGGCTTGATATGGCGCATGGTATTGGCAATGTCGAATGTAAACTAAACGAGTGGAATGTCGACTTTGCCGTCTGGTGCACATACAA GTACTTAAACGCAGGTCCTGCAGCTATTGGAGGATTTTACATTCGCTCAGGATTGGACGACGGTGGCCGTCG CCTTGCTGGCTGGTGGGGCAACGATGCCAGCACACGTTTCCACATGTCCACTAACTTCCAACCCACACCAGGTGCTAAAGGATATCAGCATTCTTGCACCCCGGTACTCTCGTCTATCCCTCTCTTAGCAACTCTTCAGCTCATTGATGCTGCGGGGTTCTCTAATATGGTTGAAAAAGGCCGCCGGCTCACTGCTTCACTTGAGGCCCTTCTCAAAGCGTCACGATACTATGTTCATCCTGCGGACCCCAAAGGGAAGATCGGTTTTAAAATCATCACACCAGCTGCCCCTCATCGCGGAACTCAGCTGTCCTTAGTGATAATGCCCGAGGAAGAACATGTGATGCCAAAGGTTTTCGACAGAATGTTGAGAATGGGACTAGTGGGTGACGAAAGGCGACCAAGTGTCATTAGGCTTAGTCCTGTCGTGCTGTATAACACATTTGAGGAGGTTGGGAGAGCAGTGGAGATTGTTGAGGAAGCTTtaagagaagaggaggaagaaaggaagagatga
- a CDS encoding Inorganic phosphate transporter, putative (Similar to TIGR gene model, INSD accession AAW42322.1) has translation MSSQFEVEKTQANVSMSAGERRRAALAEIDEARFSWFHAKACVVAGVGFFTDAYDIFSISIAATMIGYVYHNGGSNTSNQDLGIKVAHSIGTFFGQLSFGYLADHIGRKRMYGVELMIIIVGTLGQAVAGHAPGVNIYGVLIMWRFIMGIGIGGDYPVSSVITSEFAARKIRGRMMAAVFSAQGWGNFACAIVAVIVVAAYKSSIKSQPLDDLKAVDQAWRLIIGIGCVPAVIALYFRLTIPETPRYTMDVERNIKQASQDVDAYIATGEYVADSVQIDDRAEVPKASWSDFARHFGQWKNGKVLLGTSWSWFALDIAFYGLGLNSSTILSTIGFGSSTNLPTKQENIYQTLYNVAVGNIILSVGGLLPGYYFTMAFVDSWGRKPIQLMGFILLTIIFVCMGFGYDKMLSTDSGKKAFVFLYCMANFFQNFGPNSTTFIIPGEVFPTRYRSTAHGISAASGKLGAIVAQVGFSRLINIGGKNKFLKHILEIFALFMLTGVFSTLLLPETKNQSLEDLSQEDQEHFVRDSGVAIAAPREQKTGTLPDDERV, from the exons ATGTCGAGCCAGTTCGAGGTTGAAAAGACGCAAGCCAATGTCTCGATGTCCGCCGGCGAAAGACGACGTGCTGCTCTTGCTGAAATTGATGAGGCCAGATTCTCCTGGTTCCACGCCAAGGCCTGTGTAGTTGCTG GTGTCGGATTTTTCACCGATGCTTATGACATCTTTTCCATTTCCATTGCGGCCACCATGATTGGCTACGTTTACCACAACGGTGGCTCCAACACCTCTAATCAGGATTTGGGTATCAAAGTTGCCCACTCTATTGGTACTTTCTTCGGTCAGCTTTCCTTTGGCTATCTTGCCGATCATATTGGCAGAAAAAGGATGTATGGTGTTGAATTG ATGATCATCATTGTTGGTACTCTCGGTCAGGCGGTCGCGGGCCATGCTCCAGGCGTCAATATTTACGGTGTCTTGATTATGTGGCGATTTATTATGG GTATTGGGATTGGCGGTGATTATCCGGTTTCTTCTGTCATCACTTCTGAGTTCGCCGCCCGTAAAATTCGAGGAAGAATGATGGCTGCTGTCTTCTCAGCTCAAGGTTGGGGAAACT TCGCTTGCGCTATCGTTGCAGTcattgttgttgctgcCTATAAGAGCTCTATCAAGTCCCAGCCCCTTGATGACTTAAAAGCTGTCGACCAAGCTTGGCGTCTGATCATTGGTATCGGCTGTGTTCCCGCTGTAATCGCCCTTTATTTCCGATTGACTATTCCCGAAACTCCTCGTTACACAATGGATGTTGAGCGAAACATCAAACAGGCTTCTCAAGATGTCGATGCGTACATCGCCACAGGTGAATATGTTGCGGACTCAGTACAAATCGATGATCGTGCCGAGGTCCCTAAGGCTTCATGGTCTGATTTCGCTCGTCATTTTGGGCAATGGAAGAACGGCAAGGTTTTACTTGGTACTTCTTGGTCATGGTTTGCCTTGGACATTGCGTTCTATGGACTGG GACTGAACTCATCTACTATTTTGTCAACTATCGGCTTTGGTTCTTCTACCAACCTTCCAACGAAACAAGAAAACATCTACCAAACATTATACAATGTTGCTGTCGGTAATATCATTTTGTCTGTTGGCGGACTACTC CCTGGATACTATTTCACCATGGCATTTGTAGACTCATGGGGTCGAAAGCCTATCCAGTTGATGGGATTCATACTTCTCACAATCATCTTTGTCTGTATGGGCTTTGGTTACGATAAAATGCTTTCTACCGACTCCGGAAAGAAAGCCTTTGTCTTCCTCTATTGCATGGCAAACTTTTTCCAA AATTTCGGTCCCAATTCTACTACTTTTATTATTCCCGGAGAAGTGTTCCCTACTCGTTACCGATCAACTGCCCATGGTATCTCCGCCGCCTCAGGCAAGCTGGGCGCCATCGTTGCGCAGGTTGGGTTTTCCAGGCTTATCAACATTGGTGGCAAGAACAAATTCCTCAAGCACATCTTGGAGATCTTCGCTTTGTTCATGCTTACCGGTGTTTTCAGCACATTACTTCTTCCCGAGACTAAG AACCAAAGCCTTGAGGACTTGTCACAGGAAGATCAAGAACATTTTGTTAGGGACTCCGGTGTGGCCATCGCTGCCCCCAGGGAGCAAAAGACTGGCACTTTGCCGGATGATGAGAGGGTTTAG
- a CDS encoding uncharacterized protein (Similar to TIGR gene model, INSD accession AAW42701.1), with product MDFYPPQLAGQSSTATALEHLGSATQANQQSVTPDIVTIERKRKKRSGNNEEDGTKIKKTRQSQSCDACRARKVKCDRPPPGKETNGPIKNVCSHCAQLNLPCTFDYVQRKRGPPNMYLKRIREDQEVESNENGKSIPSPVGSSKFNSEVPASIARAPPPSQTILRGTLPMMSNNTSPGWQPTLAMTMPTTQSAHAGHYPPSTMSISNSSSPTAQAVTAPLGLSPLRSRSYLPASLDPSHPLVASQTPSAQSSPLHLPQHLAYINHTFNPRNPLDSVLPRPLLYHIIDLYFDYIYCLIPCLHKPSFVHDLNTKREENLNEEEWVILVLAVVASTLVQLPRSFVNLPRKEVKDLVLRCHNRVRNYLAQDFDSVTVTRTIIIYLSLFVYRIIGRIAVAEGLFGQNYVAILTLRAHEERTYAKLGNIERVLLRRMFWLMYGADKTLAFTGAFPAFFHEDDCASVALPEDIDDEYLTKEGYIKQPESYTSVLSGFRYISDLFRVSGEVLDKRRRDRLRSPSGLMLQMRINEINELHNRTMSIMDLCPAPLKLDYRSASVSVMSMSPDWDERIKSDIHTIFSDPNKHDMDLVKDFYLVQQANIYITQQLVRFTIIQYREELLESQQDDVHHELDLAQRETMKRSIREQAQDERDEVVVDMLSILQKIPIQVLAVNSFSIIEKVRFVASSLLDFLNHDEGIGLLPPSSQETRAQKAQRNLWKFLNYLFEIESMYSWDDDKATI from the exons ATGGACTTCTACCCTCCACAACTGGCCGGACAATCCAGTACAGCTACCGCGCTAGAACACTTAGGATCCGCCACCCAGGCCAATCAACAATCTGTGACCCCTGACATCGTGACCAtagaaaggaaaagaaagaagcGCTCAGGAAATAACGAAGAGGATGGGACCAAAATAAAGAAAACAAGGCAGAGTC AATCATGCGATG CTTGTCGTGCCCGAAA AGTCAAATGCGACAGACCGCCTCCGGGGAAAGAGACTAATGGTCCAATCAAGAATGTATGCAGTCATTGCGCTCAGCTGAATCTACCAT GTACTTTCGATTATGTGCAGCGGAAAAGGGGTCCTCCCAATAT GTATTTGAAACGGATACGGGAAGATCAGGAGGTTGAATCCAACGAAAACGGCAAATCCATCCCATCACCTGTTGGTTCCTCAAAATTCAACTCTGAAGTACCCGCATCTATAGCACGCGCCCCTCCGCCGTCACAAACTATTCTACGGGGCACACTACCCATGATGTCGAATAATACGTCTCCTGGATGGCAGCCGACACTGGCAATGACTATGCCCACTACACAATCGGCTCATGCTGGACATTATCCACCTTCTACCATGTCCATTTCCAACAGTTCGTCTCCCACTGCCCAGGCCGTTACGGCACCTCTCGGGCTTTCACCTCTACGGTCAAGAAGTTATCTCCCTGCCTCTCTTGACCCCTCCCATCCACTGGTTGCGAGTCAAACTCCGAGTGCACAATCTTCACCGCTTCATTTACCTCAACACCTTGCTTATATCAACCACACATTTAACCCCCGGAACCCTCTTGATTCTGTTCTTCCACGTCCGCTGCTCTATCATATCATCGATCTATACTTTGATTATATCTACTGCTTGATTCCTTGCTTGCATAAGCCGTCATTCGTCCACGACCTAAACACAAAACGTGAAGAAAACCTGAATGAGGAGGAATGGGTGATCTTGGTTCTCGCTGTTGTAGCAAGTACGCTAGTGCAACTTCCGAGAAGCTTTGTAAATCTGCCCAGAAAAGAAGTTAAGGACCTCGTTTTGAGATGTCATAATCGAGTCCGAAATTACTTAGCGCAGGATTTTGATTCTGTTACTGTGACAAGAA CCATCATAATCTATCTCAGCTT ATTCGTTTATAGAATCATTGGACGCATAGCAGTCGCCGAGGGATTATTCGGTCAGAACTATGTTGCCATACTTACTCTACGAGCCCACGAGGAAAGG ACATACGCTAAGCTGGGAAACATTGAAAGGGTGCTTTTAAGACGGATGTTTTGGCTCATGTATGGCGCGGATAAGACACTTGCTTTTACAGGAGCTTTCCCTGCATTTTTCCATGAAGACGATTGTGCCAGTGTGGCACTTCCAGAAGACAT TGACGACGAATACCTGACGAAAGAAGGATATATAAAGCAGCCTGAATCCTACACTTCAGTGTTGAGTGGCTTCCGCTATATCAGCGATCTATTTCGTG TGTCCGGAGAAGTGTTGGATAAACGCCGACGGGATAGACTAAGGTCGCCATCTGGTTTAATGCTCCAAATGAGAATCAACGAGATTAATGAGCTTCACAACCGTACGATGTCCATCATGGATCTTTGCCCTGCACCTTTAAAACTGGATTACAGATCCGCAAGTGTATCTGTGAT GTCTATGTCTCCAGACTGGGACGAAAGAATAAAGAGTGACATCCATACCATCTTCTCTGATCCCAACAAACATGACATGGATCTTGTCAAAGACTTCTACCTAGTCCAACAGGCCAATATCTATATCACGCAG CAATTAGTTCGGTTCACAATCATCCAGTATCGAGAAGAGCTCCTTGAAAGTCAGCAAGATGACGTGCACCATGAATTAGACCTTGCACAGAGGGAAACGATGAAACGCTCAATAAGAGAACAGGCACAAGATGAGAGGGATGAGGTAGTCGTTGACATGCTATCTATTTTACAAAAGATTCCAATTCAAGTTCTTG CGGTGAACAGTTTTTCTATTATCGAGAAGGTC
- a CDS encoding uncharacterized protein (Similar to TIGR gene model, INSD accession AAW42327.1): MPAATINSKTLPPGIYCPTITFFQPTAEQNLDVETHVKHMEFLARSGLAGVVVQGSTAEAVTLDDEERKTLIRTAKEAFRRCGNNGPVIAGTVGAQSSRQALKLCQDAAKAGADFALVLPPSYYPGVMSADAIQSFFEELASASPIPIIIYSYPGVCSGINMDTDLICRLARHPNIAGVKHTDHDVGRIARETAQSLGNAFGSPFTILGGASDYLLGTVAVGGQGAITGMANVAPRVCVKAFELARAGRQEEALQYARVISTAEWGMGKGAILGTKYMTVWANDYAPTAALARKPLPLCPESTKQHVRAVGTEIVAFERSLERQGWAGPAIRGETQSEKVLVAPRKTNGVVNGPKEAAV; encoded by the exons ATGCCTGCCGCGACTATCAACTCTAAGACATTGCCTCCTGGCATTTATTGCCCTACTATCACCTTTTTCCAACCTACTGCCGAGCAGAATTTGGATGTCGAGACTCATGTAAAGCACATGGAGTTCCTCGCAAGATCTGGATTAGCTGGTGTCGTTGTTCAAGGTTCGACTGCGGAGGCTGTAACTCTGGACGATGAAGAGAGAAAGACT CTTATCAGAACTGCGAAAGAGGCTTTCAGAAGATGTGGAAACAATGGACCTGTGATTGCGGGTACTGTTGGTGCTCAGTCTTCTCGCCAAGCTCTCAAACTCTGTCAGGATGCCGCCAAAGCTGGCGCCGATTTCGCACTCGTGCTCCCTCCTTCTTACTACCCAGGTGTCATGTCAGCCGACGCCATCCAGTCGTTCTTTGAAGAA CTTGCCAGCGCTTCTCCAATTCCGATCATCATTTACTCCTACCCCGGAGTTTGCAGCGGAATCAACATGGACACAGACTTGATTTGTCGACTTGCTCGACACCCAAACATTGCTGGGGTAAAGCACACCGATCATGATGTCGGACGGATTGCGCGGGAAACTGCTCAGTCCTTGGGAAACGCCTTTGGTT CCCCTTTCACAATTTTGGGTGGCGCTTCAGATTATCTTCTGGGCACTGTTGCTGTTGGTGGCCAAGGTGCGATTACTGGCATGGCCAATGTCGCTCCTCGGGTCTGCGTTAAAGCGTTTGAGCTCGCACGAGCTGGAcgacaagaagaagctttGCAGTACGCAAGGGTGATTTCTACTGCCGAATGGGGAATGGGCAAGGGTGCCATCCTCGGGACTAAG TACATGACTGTGTGGGCCAACGATTACGCCCCTACAGCGGCTCTTGCTAGAAAACCTTTGCCCCTGTGCCCTGAATCAACTAAACAACATGTCCGAGCGGTTGGGACCGAGATAGTCGCTTTTGAGCGTTCATTAGAGCGGCAAGGATGGGCTGGGCCAGCCATAAGGGGAGAAACGCAAAGCGAGAAAGTACTTGTTGCTCCGAGGAAGACCAACGGCGTTGTGAACGGTCCGAAGGAGGCAGCCGTTTGA
- a CDS encoding Nicotinate-nucleotide pyrophosphorylase (Similar to TIGR gene model, INSD accession AAW42323.1) — protein MSETDLKPGQNLAHLLPPSWSAEVQRWFAEDTPSFDWAGFVVGEEEQEAILWGKSGGVLAGVPFFDEVFKHVDCTVEWLIPEGSVVPSDAKTKVAIVRGKARQLLLGERVALNTLARCSGIATVSRRFRDLARAEGWKGVVAGTRKTTPGFRLVEKYGMMVGGVDPHRHDLSSMVMLKDNHIWATGSITSAIQAVRRVAGFSLLVNVECQDFTEADEAVTAGANIVMLDNMVGEDLHSAARRLKEKWQGKREFLIETSGGIVEGSLTGRVGPDIDILSTSAVHQSCPHVDFSLKIQPRKRS, from the exons ATGTCCGAAACAGATCTCAAACCTGGTCAGAATTTGGCccatcttcttccgccTTCTTGGAGTGCTGAAGTGCAAAGATGGTTTGCCGAAGATACTCCATCATTCGATTGGGCTGGCTTCGTTGTGggtgaagaggagcaaGAAGCAATACTCTGGGGCAAAAGCGGT GGTGTGCTCGCCGGTGTGCCTTTTTTCGATGAAGTATTCAAGCATGTTGACTGCAC TGTGGAATGGCTCATACCTGAGGGATCCGTTGTGCCGTCTGACGCCAAGACTAAGGTCGCCATTGTTCGAGGCAAAGCTCGGCAGCTTTTGTTGGGTGAGCGAGTTGCGCTAAACACATTGGCTAGGTGCAGTGGGATTGCAACCGT ATCAAGGAGGTTCCGCGATTTGGCTAGGGCGGAGGGTTGGAAGGGCGTCGTTGCCGGCACTAGGAAGACTACCCCCGGCTTCAGGCTGGTCGAGAAGTATGGAATGATGGTCGGTGGCGTAGACCCTCATCGACATGATTTGTCATCAATGGTCATGCTTAAAGACAATCATATCTGGGCAACTG GTTCAATCACTTCTGCTATCCAAGCTGTTCGCCGAGTTGCTGGCTTTTCCCTTCTTGTTAACGTCGAGTGCCAGGATTTCACAGAAGCGGATGAGGCCGTTACGGCGGGAGCTAACATCGTAATGTTGGACAACATGGTTGGGGAAGATTTACACTCTGCGGCGAGGCGACTCAAAGAGAAATGGCAGGGTAAGCGGGAGTTTTTGATCGAAACCAGTGGTGGCATCGTAGAAGGCAGTCTGACTGGTCGGGTGGGACCTG ACATCGATATCCTATCAACATCAGCGGTACACCAGAGCTGCCCTCATGTGGACTTTTCGCTCAAGATTCAGCCTAGAAAGAGGTCTTAA
- a CDS encoding Hypothetical Protein (Similar to TIGR gene model, INSD accession AAW42321.1), translated as MFALKSVLVTSLIASTALAHFTLDYPQSRGFQDDIEGQFCGGFNTVETRQPFPLGSGPVQIDSHHTLATVVAFISTNSNPTSFNDFNTTSNGTSIPLASSIFQVAQGERCFNIDLGGLNIGLTNGSEVTLQVQYNGGDGNLYQCSDLVLIEGYEVPSNETCTNDASKASNASSTSSSSASATSAASTSSSSATSGAVKEVVGLSALSLAFGIAGLIIL; from the exons ATGTTCGCTCTAAAGTCTGTTCTTGTTACCTCTTTGATCGCTTCCACAGCGCTCGCTCACTTCACCCTTGACTACCCT CAATCCCGTGGGTTCCAAGACGACATTGAAGGTCAATTTTGTGGTGGTTTCAATACTGTTGAAACTAGGCAACCATTCCCCCTCGGTTCTGGCCCTG TCCAAATTGACTCCCACCACACTCTCGCTACTGTTGTTGCCTTCATCTCCACCAACTCCAACCCCACGTCTTTTAACGACTTCAACACTACCAGTAATGGTACCAGTATCCCTCTTGCCAGTAGCATCTTCCAAGTTGCGCAGGGTGAAAGGTGTTTCAATATCGACCTCGGAGGTCTCAACATAGGTCTCACCAACGGTTCCGAAGTCACTTTGCAAGTTCAATATAACGGA GGGGATGGAAACCTCTACCAATGCTCTGACCTTGTGCTCATTGAGGGCTATGAGGTTCCCTCCAATGAAACTTGTACCAACGACGCTTCCAAGGCTTCCAATGCTAGCTCCACATCAAGTAGCAGTGCTAGTGCAACCAGTGCCGCCTCTACCAGTTCTTCTAGTGCTACTAGCGGGGCCGTCAAGGAGGTTGTAGGATTGAGCGCCCTGAGTCTGGCTTTTGGTATCGCTGGTCTTATTATTTTGTAA
- a CDS encoding Exosome complex exonuclease RRP6 (Ribosomal RNA processing protein 6), putative (Hypothetical Protein) — MPHKDINLDELRGGKGKTAITVKPSLAAQAGKKIPGPFVERLPANIIHASDLTKPQLLFHDAPDNARTSESWKPSLTTKPHAMVPLGFKAPLDYELTSEEEMDPSKAALRREKEIRARTHPYYYETKHLPYPTSLFIDSKPVPPQSFDETPFEFVDTPEKFHRMVGKLKQAKEIAVDLEHHDMRSYSGFTCLIQISTRENDWVVDTLSLRKEIQQDKFGDVFTDPTVVKVFHGADSDIVWLQRDFEIFVVNLFDTYNACVVLGMPQRSLSALLQHYCNFEADKRYQRADWRIRPLPDGMLNYARSDTHFLLFIYDNLRNALLHKSSRPSSPAASGTIVLDSAKPNPQEAMREVLDKSAETALKMYERDSYDIETGRGSGGWLAAGKKWLPKGEIEQESGWVWRHLHDWRDRVAREMDESPFYVMPNNMLRDVSTADNTANLSRIIRRDRAPIAAQYIPEITSIIVAAKKKFKEIRTERATNPQVQEMEKIEAKEIGANDVKKVALAVPAVPSVPLASTASNIWNVAVKPTSTRANAKSGLFGTTIKSSPLKHASGYATTPNSGQSALFGVTLNQTNNQKSASAALTLRERELSPGFLKVMESMRMDLHPRGMASGSSEGTVEKGLSPETVPFIPSNQRKTTATPSLEARGKKSFGLTTESSHLLLPGQKASSPAAFASDMSSQKSSKFGTVDEGVVQVKKSKKQKKRERATTADGAGDDSDSKKAKLNADGDEGFGAATPPDQAVITTAVEPSNTVNVGKRGDVKKSTTFKKKTKVKPQDIPAFDYANQPNLLDQPQSSAMAQVDTKKKKKKVKEARPSGAGIVEVPTFGARPARDLSQPKQGNKSGTFAK; from the exons ATGCCTCATAAGGATATCAACCTTGATGAATTGAGAGGTGGCAAGGGAAAAACGGCTATTACGGTCAAGCCATCCCTGGCCGCCCAAGCTGGTAAAAAA ATTCCCGGCCCGTTCGTTGAACGTCTGCCAGCAAACATCATCCATGCGTCTGATCTTACCAAACCTCAGCTTCTATTCCATGACGCCCCTGACAATGCTCGGACATCTGAATCCTGGAAACCGTCTTTAACAACTAAGCCACATGCTATGGTCCCTCTGGGATTCAAGGCACCTCTCGATTATGAGCTGACctcggaagaagagatggacCCGTCAAAGGCAGCTCTAAGGCGGGAGAAAGAGATTCGCGCCCGAACACATCCATATTATTACGAAACTAAACATTTACCATATCCCACCTCATTGTTTATTGATTCAAAACCTGTACCCCCTCAGAGCTTCGATGAGACGCCTTTCGAGTTTGTCGATACGCCGGAGAAATTTCACCGAATGGTCGGAAAACTCAAGCAGGCAAAAGAAATCGCCGTTGATCTGGAGCATCACGACATGCGAAGCTATTCAGGTTTCACGTGCTTGATACAAATTTCGACTAGAGAAAACGATTGGGTCGTAGATACACTGTCGCTTAGGAAGGAAATCCAGCAAGATAAGTTTGGAGACGTTTTCACCGACCCCACTGTTGTCAAG GTCTTTCACGGTGCCGATAGTGATATCGTCTGGCTCCAACGGGATTTCGAAATCTTTGTCGTCAATTTGTTCGATACATATAATGCCTGTGTCGTCCTCG GAATGCCACAGCGATCTCTCTCAGCCCTTCTTCAGCACTATTGTAACTTCGAGGCCGACAAAAGATATCAACGGGCCGATTGGCGAATTCGTCCCTTGCCAGATGGCATGTTGAATTATGCACGGTCTGACActcatttccttcttttcatctACGATAATCTTCGCAACGCCCTTCTTCACAAGTCTTCTCGTCCTTCTTCGCCAGCTGCCAGTGGTACTATCGTCCTGGATAGTGCCAAGCCTAATCCTCAAGAAGCTATGCGTGAAGTCCTTGACAAGTCTGCTGAGACGGCCTTGAAAATGTACGAGAGAGATTCTTATGATATAGAGACGGGACGAGGCTCTGGAGGTTGGCTGGCTGCAGGAAAAAAATGGCTACCCAAAGGAGAGATTGAGCAAGAGTCTGGCTGGGTTTGGAGGCATTTGCATGATTGGCGGGATCGGGTGGCAAGAGAGATGGACGAAAGCCCTTT CTATGTTATGCCCAACAACATGTTACGAGATGTCAGTACGGCTGATAATACCGCCAATCTTAGTCGTATAATCAGAAGAGATCGAGCTCCTATTGCGGCTCAATACATTCCTGAAATCACATCTATTATTGTTGCCGCGAAGAAAAAATTCAAGGAGATCAGGACTGAGCGAGCCACTAATCCTCAAGTCcaggagatggagaagataGAAGCGAAGGAAATCGGAGCGAACGATGTGAAGAAGGTTGCGCTTGCAGTACCGGCTGTTCCATCTGTACCCCTAGCAAGCACCGCTTCAAATATATGGAACGTCGCTGTCAAACCTACCTCTACTAGAGCAAATGCCAAATCAGGTCTTTTCGGCACTACCATCAAATCTTCTCCACTCAAGCATGCTTCGGGTTATGCTACTACTCCAAATTCAGGGCAGTCAGCTTTGTTCGGTGTGACACTGAACCAAACAAACAATCAGAAATCGGCATCTGCTGCTTTGACCCTTCGTGAGAGAGAATTGTCCCCCGGTTTCCTTAAAGTGATGGAGTCTATGCGCATGGACTTGCATCCCAGGGGTATGGCATCGGGAAGCAGTGAAGGCACTGTGGAAAAAGGATTAAGCCCTGAAACTGTTCCATTTATCCCTTCCAACCAAAGAAAAACGACTGCGACGCCATCCTTGGAAGCGAGGGGGAAGAAATCTTTTGGTTTGACTACGGAGTCGTCACACCTCCTGCTACCCGGTCAGAAGGCCAGCTCTCCTGCTGCTTTTGCATCAGATATGTCTTCTCAAAAGTCATCAAAATTTGGAACAGTCGACGAGGGCGTTGTGCAGGTGAAAAAATCgaaaaagcaaaagaaaagggaaCGAGCTACTACCGCCGATGGAGCCGGTGACGACAGCGATAGTAAAAAGGCCAAGTTGAATGCTGATGGCGATGAAGGGTTCGGTGCTGCCACGCCGCCAGATCAGGCTGTGATAACAACAGCTGTTGAGCCTTCGAACACAGTAAATGTTGGAAAGAGGGGCGACGTCAAGAAAAGCACGACTTttaagaagaagacaaagGTGAAGCCCCAAGATATACCGGCATTTGATTACGCCAATCAACCTAATCTATTGGATCAACCACAGTCTTCTGCGATGGCCCAGGTTGATacaaagaagaagaaaaagaaggtCAAAGAAGCAAGGCCTTCAG GAGCTGGGATTGTTGAGGTACCAACATTTGGGGCAAGACCTGCGAGGGACTTGAGCCAGCCTAAGCAAGGTAATAAGTCTGGGACATTTGCTAAATAG